gaGGTGATCAAACTTTGGGATTCATTTTGCAGTTCTAATTTAGAGACCTTTCAAAATTCACAATTACAGCTACATTATGTAACTTCAAAGAAACATACGCTGATCGTAGCTATAACTTCCGTTGATCTTATCATATGTTATTTTTAGGGTAAAACGTATTTTTCGTCCGTCCCTAAAATATGGGCatatttgagttttagtcctaaaaaaaaactgtgttctaccttttgtaaaattaaatttctttccTATTAGTCCATTGTTTTGACATGTCACTCAAAAGTGCTAATGTGGCCGGAATTTACTAACTAGACCATTGCCACGCATTTAAGGAACGCTGACTTagctttgtttttggtttgaatcttaaaaaaaataaaattaaaaatagtgtGAAAAAGACACAAATGCCCATGGACAAAGTTTTTTTAAACGGCAAAAGTCAATAATTAGTTGTTAATGTTagtatttcttcttcattttatAAGTTATGGTTTGTTCTTATGGTTCATCAAAAATAGCAATGGATATCTTGAAATTCCTCTTTCACTTGTTCATATTATTTCCTGTCATATATACCTCACAAGACTATTGTCAAGATTCTAGGTGCAGTAATAAGGATACCTTCTTTATTCGTTTCCCTTTTCAATTAGAAGTAGAAAGTGATCAGCATCCTTATTGTGGTTATCCTGGTTTCGAATTAACCTGTACTAATGATAACAAAACAGTTCTAACACTTCCTTATTCAGGAGGAGTGTTCTATGTACGCAGTATTGACTATCGCAGACAACAAATACAAATCTATGACCCTTATCATTGCCTTCTAAATCGTCTTCTAAGCCTCAACCTTTCAGGTTCACCTTTCTTAACCGAATATCTTACTAACTACACTCTCTTAAGCTGCTCAACTCGGAACATAGGATCGCAGTTCTATCCAGTTGATTGTCTTAGCCATTTTACACATTTTGCATCAGTTATTCCTTCAGCGAGCTTCACCGATTCTTTGCCTCAGTCTTGCTATATTATTAGAAATCTCTCAGTTCCAGTTCCAAAATTTTATCATGACTTCTTCTTAAACAGCCTCAGTGAAGATCTTGAACTAACATGGTCTTCACCTGATTGTAGATATTGTGAATCACAATATGTCATGTGCAGATTCGAGAGCAGAAATAGTGATCAAGTTCGTTTGTTTCTCTGTTAACAAAACAGGTAACATCTGACTCATCCATATCCTCCTCCGTCCTTGTAGTGTTAAGGGCAAGGACATAATCAGATGCATTCCTGAATGCAAACATTGTTTCCATGCTCACTGCATTGATGAATGGCTTCGCATGAATGCTACATGCCCAATTTGCCGCAACTCTCCCTCCCCTAGTCATTCTCATCTTCACATATCATCATGAATCAATTTTCAGAACCATTGCTTGTAAATCACACTATCAGAAATTTGGGATATGTATTAGTGTATTTgcttaatcaattttttctctccCTTTTCCCAGGTCTGGTCGAGACAATATAATTTGTAATGCTCTTTATTGGAGTTAGATCATGAAAGGATTTGGTGCTTGAGCTTCATATTTCTTATTCTCTGTTAATTATGTAATACAAGTTTGATAGCAAGGGGTTGGAGTTTATGTATACCAGGTTTAGGAGTTTATGTGGAATTGATCTATCAGTAGGTAAGATTATTGTAAGATGATAGTGTATTGGACTGTATTACGGTTTGGTAGATAAAATGGCTAGTCTTACATGGGCAAAAGTATTTGGACACAAAATTTAGATACACATAAATCTTTAAATCATGTacatttcaaagaaaaaattagaagaaattAAAACCAAATTTAAATTGTTTGCATCAAATATATGGGGACGAAGAGATCAACTGAGCACAAAAATATGATATAGTCAAAATGCAATGATCATAAGCAAAACAATTATGGGCAATGTTGATAATAGTGTATAAATTAGTACCTAAAAAACGCAAAGCAataatattatatgaacatgAGTTTTTCTCTTCCGACTACTTCTTCACCTTGGAGCTTTTCAATCATCCTTTCACGTCCACTTTGAAACCACAAAGGATCAAACATCCAATTCGACGAGTCATCTTCTCTGAAATAGGGACTCACAACTATTTGCTCAAGTTTGTGGGCATATTTTAGAATATTCATAACAAACTCAATTTCAAACCAATTACCAACGCAACCTCCAAATTCAATAACTTTTATCTCGTCATGAGAGAATATTTCAACATCCCTAATATCTTTCTGTTTTTCAAAGAATTTTGGCTCTGCAATCTGACaagataaatttaaaatcaaaacaTGAATGTTTGAACCAATgaatacaaatcaaaataatatcTAATAAAATTATcgaaactaataaaaaattgtaatattagaaaaataaaataatgagttGCAACTCCTTAGAGGAATCAAGTTAAAAGTTAGATTCGGGAAGATAACAGGTGGCCAagtaaatattaaaatgtttaaaCCATAAAAAATGTAAACCATTGCATTAATTATGTCCACTCACCATGATCGAAAGTTTCTGTAAAAGAGGAGAAGCTTGAAGGATGTTAAAAATCATCATAAGATCACACTCTTCATTTATGGTGTCGAAAGGCAAGTAAATGATGCAGTCCAATTGTTTAAGATGTTCGAGTGGTTGAGCTATTTTTAGGGAAGTTGCGACCTGAAGAAGGTCCTGCATGGttcaaattataattaaaattcaaaagacaaagaaatgcaaaataaaaaatcactaaTCCAACACTTTATGACTAACCATAGTGATAGTATATATTTTCAAACGCATAATCTCAAGTTCAGGAAAAGTTGCACAGAGAGCAAATGCATTAAGATagttttcaatttcatcaaaGTAAATAGAGAAGTTGATTCTCTTCAGCACACGAGTATTAGTGTTTAAGGCAGACAGATCATTTCCGCAACATTCTAATGAAGTGAGTCTAAAGCAGTCCACTAACATTAATCTTATGAATCTGGTGAAATTGTTGGAGGATACCTTACAGCATCCTGACACTTTGAGATGATATAAGGATGAACTTACTATCTTTGGCGTTGATGAATTGAACTCACAATGAACTAATGAAAGCTCTCGAAGGAGTTGACAATTAGATAACAAACTTTCTATGAATATTTCATCCACTTTTACAAATTTAAGTGAAAGAGATCTCAAATGTTTGAACGGAGTTAAGTCACAGTTGGTGGGATGGCAAACAAGACACTTTTCAAGACGCAAATGCTTTAGAGTTGAAACATTAGTAATAGTATTTGTAAATAAGCCAAAGTCAAGTTTATAAAGTTTGTTTTGAGTTGTGCTATTGGCGGTATAAGGCCACCATCGAAAGAGTAGATTGATTCTCTCTACTCCCCTCGCAATTGCAAAACATATCCATCGATCAATAGTGTTGCTTTGTTCACAATCAAAATAGAAGTTTACAAAGAAAGAATCGATAGCTGTGCCAGGAAAATTGTTGAGAAATTGATCTACTCGTTTTATAAATTCTTTGGGACCCAAATCCAAATTGACACATCTGTAAGTTCTAGAATATACAATGTCAACAGTTACTTCAGTGAGATATCCTTTTTCTAGTAGTTCCTTCTCAGTTCCAAGCACATTGTATATATCAAAGTACAGATGTTTTCTTAGACCCCAAAGCTTGCGCCATCTTTTAGAAAGTACACTTGTTTTCAACAAATCTTTGATGGATAACATTGTGAGGATATAAGACAAGATATCGTCAGGTAATTCACTAATGTGATCATccattttatcttaaaaaatagtGAGTCACAATAAGAAAATTGAAACAAGAGATGGACAATTGAGATTTGAGATGAGAAGTGACTCACAgaaaaagaggaagaagaagaaggtatGAAAGAGTGAAgaatatctatctatctatgaATCGGAGGAAGAGGAATTGCAGCAAGCGGCAATACAAAGCAGCCAATCCTAATTCATAACCTAACCACCATGTAATGTGTGCTGCGGTGTATCTATTCCTTTATACGGCTAATTAATGCAATATTTTTGtgcattaaattattttttttcttatgtaaCCAGAGAATctaatgtaatattttttttctttcttattttggTAATTAATGCATTAAATTATTTTGTGCACACGtgtcatatattattttatttttataataataaggctaatatatatctttttaaaATAGAGTTACTTGggtcttgtaacaaaaaaaaaagttacctgCGTCCCATGAGTTTAACTCAATTAACaagacattgtattatatatgtagggaaTCGTGGTTCAAACCTCGGTCATTCCActtagagctgtcaaaggggccGCCCCGGTCTGGAGGGGCCCGGTCAAATAAAGGGGTCGGCCCAGTCTGAGCCGCTTAGTCCGGTCCGataagcaaaagcctacatggcccgatgggtcggcccactaattttcataatattttttgtttttgaataaaaaacatattctactaaatttatgttatatttctcaactaaatcttcaagaaggtaattcgtatctctatattttctcatataatctctcaaacaacaatatcttcctctttatccacatcaaacaaacaaacaaatctctaacaaataatctcattctaatccaataaggtttttgtcatattattattattactaccaaaaaaattccaagtttttcattcatccattgtaatttaagtaaaaaaacaaaaatatagaaaaaatataaaataaatactataaaaatataataggcTTAAAATAACTATATTTCAAGTTTTATATCATTCGTTGTAAttgcgaaaaaaaaaaaat
This genomic interval from Trifolium pratense cultivar HEN17-A07 linkage group LG6, ARS_RC_1.1, whole genome shotgun sequence contains the following:
- the LOC123889577 gene encoding F-box/LRR-repeat protein At3g58900-like codes for the protein MDDHISELPDDILSYILTMLSIKDLLKTSVLSKRWRKLWGLRKHLYFDIYNVLGTEKELLEKGYLTEVTVDIVYSRTYRCVNLDLGPKEFIKRVDQFLNNFPGTAIDSFFVNFYFDCEQSNTIDRWICFAIARGVERINLLFRWWPYTANSTTQNKLYKLDFGLFTNTITNVSTLKHLRLEKCLVCHPTNCDLTPFKHLRSLSLKFVKVDEIFIESLLSNCQLLRELSLVHCEFNSSTPKIVSSSLYHLKVSGCCKVSSNNFTRFIRLMLVDCFRLTSLECCGNDLSALNTNTRVLKRINFSIYFDEIENYLNAFALCATFPELEIMRLKIYTITMDLLQVATSLKIAQPLEHLKQLDCIIYLPFDTINEECDLMMIFNILQASPLLQKLSIMIAEPKFFEKQKDIRDVEIFSHDEIKVIEFGGCVGNWFEIEFVMNILKYAHKLEQIVVSPYFREDDSSNWMFDPLWFQSGRERMIEKLQGEEVVGREKLMFI